ACCTCGCTAGACAGCGAGGTTTTAAATATTTTATATACCAGTGCTGTCTTCTAAAATTTAGAAGTCCACCACCAGTTAATATTTGTTTTTCTATTTTGCATTTGCACAAATGTAAACGCCAAATTCAAATTACCAAAGTTATTTTTCAGTTTTTTTCTTGGTAGTTGTTTTTTTAGCTGCAGTAGTCTTTTTGGATGTGCTGTCCTTTTTAGCTGTACTTGCTTTCTTTTCTTTTGACTCTGCCTTAGGAATCACAGCGCTACTTGTAGTTTTCTTTGGTCTTCTTACTCCAAAAGAACCAGCAAAGATTTTGCCTTTTTTCGTTTTTTTATCTCCTTTTCCCATAGTTTTAAATTTATTAACTCTATTAATTATAGAATTCTAAAATAAGAATATTTACACTATTTTGACAATAATTTATAGTACTTGTTTCCCAATATAAATAGTTATGCTAAATTGGTGAGTAAAATTTTAACATTATAATTTGGAATTATTACTTGATACGGGATTAATTGTTTTAGGATTTATACTATTAATAAAGGGGGCTGATTTTATGGTCACGGGAGCCTCTTCCTTCGCTAAAAAATTTAATGTTTCTGAAATCGCTATAGGTCTAACCATTGTCGCCATGGGAACTTCAGCACCAGAACTCGTGG
This is a stretch of genomic DNA from Marivirga harenae. It encodes these proteins:
- a CDS encoding 30S ribosomal protein THX; its protein translation is MGKGDKKTKKGKIFAGSFGVRRPKKTTSSAVIPKAESKEKKASTAKKDSTSKKTTAAKKTTTKKKTEK